In Cydia fagiglandana chromosome 3, ilCydFagi1.1, whole genome shotgun sequence, the following are encoded in one genomic region:
- the LOC134680265 gene encoding ADP-ribosylation factor-like protein 16 has protein sequence MNKNALRPVVDDQEPRISVICLGPTGSGKTTLLKRLQEAEGIDNTYSPVPTIGTNIYDIHYINKSGKKQTLSIREVGGEMASLWNNYLDGVEKVIFVVDTSNLCQISAAALMLYTLLAEPCLKHAKFILVLSKMDLAYRQMRNEALLMLQSRRLLAELPRPPTILEAAPLTGEGLPELKAQLTNQKIKPAI, from the exons atgaataaaaacgCTCTTCGTCCTGTAGTGGACGACCAAGAGCCACGTATTAGTGTTATTTGCCTTGGTCCAACAGGTTCGGGTAAAACGACTTTGTTGAAAAGATTACAAGAAGCCGAAGGTATTGACAATACTTATAGTCCCGTACCCACTATAGGAACCAATATTTATGATATACACTACATTAATAAGAGTGGGAAAAAACAAACATTAAGTATAAGGGAAGTCGGCGGAGAGATGGCGTCACTATGGAATAATTATTTGGATGGAGTTGAAAAG GTAATATTCGTAGTGGACACGTCTAATCTGTGTCAGATATCGGCGGCAGCTCTCATGCTATATACATTATTGGCCGAACCCTGTCTCAAACACGCTAAG TTCATCCTAGTGCTAAGCAAGATGGACTTGGCTTACCGGCAGATGCGGAACGAGGCCCTGCTGATGCTGCAGAGCCGTCGGTTGCTCGCGGAGCTCCCGAGACCGCCAACCATTCTCGAAGCGGCGCCCCTCACCGGCGAGGGTCTGCCGGAGCTGAAGGCGCAGCTCACCAATCAGAAGATTAAGCCTGCAATATAA